ctaattgattaatcgttgcagctctaattataGGTTAAGCAGTGTATAGAGTACCCTAATTAAAATTAGCTCCCCCTCGACCATCTACCACATTAAAGTGATATACCCACACaataatgcatcactaattataatttAGTAATATAATATAGCCTATATTATTATGAAATAAGCATAATGAGTAggcctacttttacttttggtatgTATTTTGATGGTAATAGCCTACTTatgtagtacttttacttgtaccaGCTTCCTCAATAAAATGATATACCTACACAATAATGCAAATTATAATTCAGCAATATAATATAGCctatatgattctgaaatgggccattctgcataatgagtaggcctacttttacttttggtatgGTATTTTGATGGTAAtaatagtacttttacttgtaacaagagcatttttacattaaaacagtaacagtagtattgctacttttgtCTACCTTTCCCTCTCTGTACCACCGTATAGTATTTAGCCTTATATATCACTAAATAACTGTGTGACTAAACAAAAGTAAACAACCACAGACCTTCTCAGGTGGGGATAATCGATAGTCTGACTTGCAGTGCGTGCTGGATGACGTCATCACGCCAGCTGACTGCGCCAGTGCGCCTGCGCAGATAAACCAGGAAGTGCTCTAGTTCTGCTTCAGTTAGCATGTTTAGGAAGAAAGGAGCAAAACAAGTAAGTCTCACTAAGACTTCTTTCATTTCTACATCGTATTGACGATTCCCTCAGAAAGTGCATGTAAGAATGATTGAAATAACCCTCGTGTTGTTTTTATAGAAGGTGTTTATTAACAGAAATGTCGTCATGTTGTGGGAGAGATGATGCTAACAGTTAGCATTGAGCTGTTAGGCTTGGTTCGTTTATAATAACAGTAAATACTGTGTGTGAGCAGATTTACTGACTCTTATTGAGTAATCCCtcgtttgttattgttttgtgttagtcctttagtctataaaatgcaactcaaattgtttgttttgtctgacaaacAGTCCAAACCCCAAAGATTAAAGATTAGCAATAAACAATGCAGAGAAGAAACAAGATTTCACACCTGAGAGCTGGGACTGCCACTGGAAATACGTTTTTATATTTAGATATTCTGGCCTTTGTCATCATCCTATtcttatcttcttcttcttataatTTCTTCttgtcctcgtcctcctcctccttcttcttcttcttcttgtcctccttcttcttcttcttcttcttgtcctctttcttcttcttcttcttcttataatTTCTTCTTGTCctcgtcgtcctcctcctccttcttcttcttcttcttgtcctccttcttcttcttcttgtcctcctcctcctcctccttcttcttcttgtcctccttcttcttcttcttcttcttcttgtcctcctcctccttcttcttcttgtcctcctcctccttcttcttcttcttcttcttgtcctcttccttcttcttcttcttcttgtcctcttcttcttcttcttgtccttcTTATActtgtcctcctccttcttcttcttcttgtccttgttgtcctctttctttttcttcttcttcttcttcttcttcttgtcctcctccctcttcttcttgttcttgtcctcctcctccttcttcttgttcttgtccttctcctccttcttgttcttgttcttgtcctcctcctccttcttcttcttggcctTCTTctgtgttcttcttcttcttattcttgtccttgttgtcctcctcctcctcctcctccttcttcttcttgtccttgttgtcctcctcctcctcctcctcctcctcctgcaatgataaataaaatgatgaaaatgtgtcataaagAATAAAAGCTTTATTACAGTAACcaatgtaatggcaattttcatatctgcagtttaacactgtacctttagataatctcagggcctcacatgttcaacttcatcaccataggacagtgacctgacattttagttctctgtaactgcaaacaacagattgctgaaatacttgttatgtcttgtgatgctctgttgtctgctgtgtgctgacgcattgatacactttctatccttctcttcttttcttctttgcacttatcttcgtgttatgctttaaatgtataaatactgactactctttgtattcgaggctcacttgccacagtccacaacaggtggctgtgctcgtgagtccatctgcagatgctttagttattaatgtatgcctttttattaaattcactgaaagacaagttgttacgttggtttgtgtcttgttttaacagaaactgccaccacaccaaacaaaattattttttagtttatgtTTCTCTGATATGTTATAGAATTTAAATCTTAAATGTTATCAATTAAGGTGTGCAACAAAATTGTCAGTAGAAATTGTCTCTAAAACAGATGCCTCTACACAGCGAGTAAACACCAAAACATGTGCAGCGttgtctggttctggttctgactgtaacaatatttaaatatcactaatgcaaaaaaaaatatatattttggggTGCACAGTTTGCTGTccctatttttttatatgttaaagAGTATTTGCTACTGATGTCAACCAAAGGCCAAGAATTGGTTGCCAATTTCTCAAAATGGTAACTGTTACCGTCAAGCGTGATAAGGTTACATAAATGAGGTgttaatagtttataataaTCAGCCCCTTCGAGGAAAAACAACTTTCAAACTTTCAAACCTGAAGAATGCAGGAAAATGTTGACCCCCACGATGAAAAGCCAGTTGTAAAATGTCCCATCAAATGTTTCTTCACTGCTCATACAGCATAGTCCAGGTGATTTGTAGCCACAGGAACTTTGAACTGTTGAAAATATCCGCATTGATCTTAAGTTGTTGGATAGAGATGCACCAATCTtaccatttcattttcattctgaAACTGAAACTCGGGGTACCTGAGATACTGGAAACCAGTCTGATACCATCACTTTCTGTATCTGTGTTTGTATTGTGTTACAATAGGTCTGACTGCATTCAGTTCCCGTCCTAGCCATGGTGTGTTGCCAGCCCTGCACCAGGCTGTGCTCCCGCTCGTCGGCCTACACTCTGGCCCTCGGCCTGGGCTTTGTAACGCTGGGGACCAGTCGCATCCTGCTGCTCAAATTCTCTGAAAACGCTGGTGACTGACAGATATTACTTTTTGTTTCCCACAGAGATTTAACATGATGTGATAAGCTTGTCTTCAAGTCAGCACACATTTGAAAAACATgttataaaacatgtttttctgtgtATTCCACTGAGGTGTGTGAcatattgtgtctctttgtttgttGTCAATTTGCAGAGAACAAGTATGACTTCCTCCCTGCATCCGTCAATATACTCGCTGAGGCGCTCAAACTGCTCTTCTGTCTGGCTATGTCATTTCGGGTCATAGTCCGAGGTAAACTTTGAAGCCACAGCTGTCTCAGTgggtttgtgaatgtgtgtgatggtttatttatttgctctttttgtttgtttcttcagAGGGACGATCATGCAGAGATCTGAGCTGTACTTCCAGCACGTCTTTCCTCAATTCCCTGAAGTGGGCTATCCCTGCTTTCCTCTACTTTCTCGACAACCTCATCATCTTCTATGTGATGACTTACCTTCAGCCTGTTAGTTAACACTTCAATACCTAGTTATATGACCACTACCTGAAGGAAATATTGTCTATGTTAGCTTTACATTAGAgcttctggaaaaaaaaatctgttgcaTAAATTCCAGTTAGTCAAGTCAACCTTTAATATCCCACCAGGGGAAATTTGGTTGCAGCCAGGTGTGCAAACACATTCATCATAAAAACATAATCATATAATGCAACAATCCAGAGATATCACAAGGACAAACAgtacaaaaaacaagattgcaTCAAATGAAGACAAAAAACTTTTGAATGTAGAATGCATAAAATGCTTAGGTGATGAGATCACATGTGCAAATTCAGGCTACTAAtaagagtgctgcaggaatgagtaccaaaacccagaaattagttagcattttagcacttccagttccctcgtctgggagtcaaagggttttttgaatgggtttttagttagaagcCTGAAAACTGTTAAGTAATGAGactggtgtagtttgtttatagcctaactagctttttacttctggttcgattgcatttacgcttcaaaaatcataaaagtggtgttcattcgtGTAGATTAGGGTGCTGaacaagtatcataaacgtgtgtatgccacagagcttattttctgtaataatccaaaacccaatggaagaatcccattggctttttgtcaaaaatacatcattcctgcagcactctattgctGTACAGACAAAATATACTTGTATCTTTTTATCCTCAGAGCAGGAACTCTGTATCTACGGCCTGGAGGTTGTAGCTCAAACTCCCTCTGCAGGGTGATCAGGACAGTCCAACATGACCAGTTATTCAACCCTCAATAACATAGCTTCAGTGATAAGGGTTATCTAAATTTAGATTTAACGTTCTCATATCATACCAGCTTTTACAAAACATCCTGCTCAAAGTGTTGGTATTTGATTCAGTTATTATGCTCTGCTATCACTCTGCTGTTTTATCTCTAAACAGGCTGTACCTCCTCTTGTCCCCAGGCCATGGCAGTATTGTTCTCCAACTTTGTCATCCTGACCACAGCTGTACTCTTCAGACTTGTTCTGAAGTAAGTGGTTCGATTAACAACCctgtaatgttttgttcttcagTAGGATGGTGTGTATGGTTATGAGTGTGCATGTGGTGATACACTTTATCTCATTCCCTGGTTTAATGCGGTTGCTTTTCCAtccctttttcatttttgtgaCTTGTTTAGAAGAGACGTCTTCTATTTTAACCAAATATAAGTGTTTTCCTGAAAAGTTGCTTTCAGTAGTTTTTACTACACTGTTCATGTTAACAGCTCATGTCAACCTCAGGTGAAACTAAATTGTTTGTTTCCCACCTTTTCTTTCAGGAGGCGTCTGTCCTGGGTTCAGTGGGCAGCGTTATTTGTCCTCTTCTTGTCCATTGTTTCCTTGACGACGGGATCAGGGGGACACCAAAACTCCATAGCTGTGCCAGGTCTCCACTCGAACCCCCTCTCCACCCCCTCCAACTCCTGCCTGCTCTACACACAGCTGCTGGAGCAGATGAGGAACAGCAGGTAACAGGATGAATGAAGAGTACTCCACCGATTTACTATTGCACTTGTATAACATTGTCGGACTCAACGATGGgcagtttaaagggatagttcgggtgttttgaagtgggtttgtatgaggtacttatccatagtcggtgtattacctacagtagatgacggtcggcgcgCCCCCAgtctggagaaacagacaggagttagtGCACAGACGCAAAGAAAATATTCTAATTAAAGCATACACTTGAactcatattgttttttttaggtgggcctttcttttaggtggctaaaatatgttttgcaccccggccccgtccacagcaggacattgctttgcttccatgcagtaactcctgtctgcttctccaaactgggggcatgctgaccgtcatctactgtaggtaatacacttactatggataagtacctcatgcaaccaacaaaccatccctttaaaacataaaaggatcaaaaatcgatgcagcagaaccagagatatctACTTTGTTATTCCATGCGTTCTTCTTTCCTGTCGAGACCTGGTGCTTACATCAATATTGTGATTGAAGACGTGTGTCTTTCACCGCCTATAGTCTGGCTCAGctctgttgttttattttccctTGTTCATATCTTTCCTCCCACCACAGTGCCACTGAGTCGTGGGTGTCCTCCCTGCCCGGGCAGGCCTGGAGGGACAAGGTAGTGGAGAAACTTCGATCTCTGGGTGTGGGTCACATCCTGCTCGTCCTCCAGTGCTTCATCTCCGCCATGGCCAACATCTACAACGAGAAGATCCTCAAAGACGGAGACCAGCTCACTGAGAGCATCTTCATCCAGAACAGTAAACTGTGAGAGGCGACTTATGATGAACACAATAAGGCAGAAGACACATAGCTAAATTCAATGCTAATCGTGGTCCTGTGCGTCATGGTTTTGTAGGTATGCCTTTGGTGTGGTGTTTAACGGTCTGACCCTCGGGCTCGGCAGTGAGGCACGAGGCCTCACAGTGCACTGTGGTCTCCTCCATGGACATAATGTCTACTCCCTGTGTCTAGTGCTGGTCACTGGTGAGTGAACAAGTCCTCATACctaaatgacaaaatgaaaaatagcTGATTTGTCAGTGTCTTCCAAATCGACTGATAtgagtgttttctgatctgatggttaagtttaggcgacgtgttaatcagtgagctttagtaggtggattttttttttttaccagtcgttatgctaagctaagctaaccagttTCTGCCTGTAGCTTCATATGTAACGGTCAGATATGATCAATCTCAAGCGAATAATTATATTTcccaactattcctttaagtttaggaaaagataatgGTCTGGGATTTGGAAAGattgtgtttattgtcacaAGAAACCAACTTTGATGGCTGGTAGGAGATAGGAAGCAAAACCTGGTCTCCTGTTTTCAAGTCCGACACTTTCCAACTACCAACAACCTTAGACTGTTTGCGGTGGCATGAcaacatgaatatatatatataaatatagacgCAGGCCGTTTTAACGAGCAACCGACGCTGTGGTTTTTTTGTTGTCATTATTTGTGACTTCTTGCATTACTTACTAAAGGTCACTTGTCAGGTCATTTTAAAACTTTTGAGCAAAAGACCAATGCTGTTGTTTATATGGTAAGGACAATGAGTGAATAACTGTCTCCGAATACAAGCTGCAGAGTTAgtaaaatcaataaacaacactaaGGCGTATATGAATAAATTTGAAGTGCACATTTGAAAAACTCGAAATCTTCTCCGTCTCTTCCTCAGCTGCCCTGGGTTTATCTGTGGCCTTCATCTTGAAATTCAGAGACAACATGTTCCACGTGCTGACAGGTCAGATCACCACCGTTCTGGTTACCGCcctctccatcttcctcttcGACTTCCACCCTTCGCTGGACTTCTTCCTCCAGGCTCCCACGGTCCTGCTGGCCATCTTTATCTACAACGCCAGCCGGCCCAAGGACCTGGAATACAGCCTGCAGCAGGAAAAACTGCGGGTCATCAACGGAGAGGTGTTCG
This DNA window, taken from Sebastes fasciatus isolate fSebFas1 chromosome 14, fSebFas1.pri, whole genome shotgun sequence, encodes the following:
- the slc35a5 gene encoding UDP-sugar transporter protein SLC35A5; the encoded protein is MVCCQPCTRLCSRSSAYTLALGLGFVTLGTSRILLLKFSENAENKYDFLPASVNILAEALKLLFCLAMSFRVIVREGRSCRDLSCTSSTSFLNSLKWAIPAFLYFLDNLIIFYVMTYLQPAMAVLFSNFVILTTAVLFRLVLKRRLSWVQWAALFVLFLSIVSLTTGSGGHQNSIAVPGLHSNPLSTPSNSCLLYTQLLEQMRNSSATESWVSSLPGQAWRDKVVEKLRSLGVGHILLVLQCFISAMANIYNEKILKDGDQLTESIFIQNSKLYAFGVVFNGLTLGLGSEARGLTVHCGLLHGHNVYSLCLVLVTAALGLSVAFILKFRDNMFHVLTGQITTVLVTALSIFLFDFHPSLDFFLQAPTVLLAIFIYNASRPKDLEYSLQQEKLRVINGEVFERSRGDGEELELLTKPNTDSESEEESF